A DNA window from Desulfobacteraceae bacterium contains the following coding sequences:
- a CDS encoding long-chain-fatty-acid--CoA ligase, whose product MAELKVNFDVLSPVKFLVRSAAVYPDKVAVVYGEQRFTYREFYERVNRLASALTRLGVGKDDKVAFICPNTPPMLEAHYAVPMIGAALVSVNIRLSANEVGYIIDHSDAKAVFVDNEFAQLVAANLDKIPKVKAMVNICDVSPEKPLDGPDYEAFLATGDPDPVPIVVDDEYQVATINYTSGTTGLPKGVMYHHRGAYLNAIGEMLEIKFTPSSVYLWTLPMFHCNGWCFTWGVTAMGGTHVCLRQVLAKEIFRMIETEGVSHLCAAPTVLITMSTYPGAKDIRLPRKVEIMTAGAPPAPTVIQNVEAMGANITHTYGLTEVFGPHSVCAWKEEWNDLPVEERTKIKARQGVPFILTHYMDVFDTKTMEPVPRDGQTIGEIVMRGNNVMLGYYKDPEATAVAFEGGWFHSGDLAVMHPDGYAQIMDRKKDIIISGGENISTVEVENVIYRHPDVLEVAVVPIPDPKWGEVPKAFVVPREGANPTAEDIIAFCKENLARFKAPKAVEFGPLPKTATGKIQKFKLRDKEWAGKDRRVN is encoded by the coding sequence ATGGCCGAACTCAAGGTGAATTTCGACGTTTTGTCCCCCGTTAAATTCCTGGTCCGCAGCGCCGCCGTCTACCCCGACAAGGTGGCGGTGGTCTATGGTGAGCAGCGCTTCACCTACCGGGAGTTTTACGAGCGGGTCAACCGCCTGGCCAGCGCCCTGACCCGCCTCGGGGTCGGCAAGGACGACAAGGTGGCCTTCATCTGCCCCAACACCCCCCCCATGCTGGAGGCCCACTACGCCGTGCCCATGATCGGGGCCGCCCTGGTGAGCGTCAACATCCGGCTTTCAGCCAATGAAGTGGGCTACATCATCGACCACTCGGATGCCAAGGCGGTCTTCGTCGACAATGAGTTCGCCCAGCTGGTGGCCGCCAACCTCGACAAGATTCCCAAGGTCAAGGCCATGGTCAACATCTGCGACGTCAGCCCCGAGAAGCCCCTGGACGGACCCGACTACGAGGCCTTTCTGGCCACCGGGGATCCCGATCCGGTGCCCATCGTGGTGGATGACGAATACCAGGTGGCCACCATCAACTACACTAGCGGCACCACCGGGTTGCCCAAGGGGGTCATGTACCACCACCGCGGCGCCTACCTGAACGCCATCGGGGAGATGCTGGAGATCAAATTCACGCCCAGTTCGGTCTACCTCTGGACCCTGCCCATGTTTCACTGCAACGGCTGGTGCTTCACCTGGGGGGTGACGGCCATGGGCGGCACCCACGTGTGTCTGCGGCAGGTGCTCGCCAAGGAGATCTTCCGCATGATCGAAACCGAGGGGGTCTCCCACCTGTGCGCAGCCCCGACCGTCCTGATCACCATGAGCACCTACCCGGGCGCCAAGGACATCCGGCTGCCGCGCAAGGTGGAGATCATGACCGCCGGGGCCCCGCCGGCACCCACCGTGATCCAGAACGTGGAGGCCATGGGCGCCAACATCACCCACACCTACGGTCTGACCGAGGTCTTCGGCCCCCACAGCGTCTGCGCCTGGAAAGAGGAGTGGAACGACCTGCCGGTGGAGGAACGAACCAAGATCAAGGCCCGCCAGGGCGTGCCGTTTATCCTGACCCACTACATGGACGTGTTCGACACCAAAACCATGGAACCCGTTCCCCGCGACGGTCAGACCATCGGGGAGATCGTTATGCGCGGCAACAACGTCATGCTCGGCTACTACAAGGATCCCGAGGCCACCGCCGTGGCGTTTGAAGGTGGCTGGTTCCACAGCGGGGACCTGGCGGTGATGCACCCCGACGGCTACGCTCAGATCATGGACCGCAAGAAGGACATCATCATCAGCGGTGGCGAGAATATCTCCACGGTGGAGGTCGAAAACGTCATTTACCGGCACCCGGATGTGCTGGAGGTGGCGGTGGTGCCGATTCCGGATCCAAAATGGGGCGAGGTCCCCAAGGCCTTCGTCGTGCCCCGTGAAGGCGCCAACCCCACTGCGGAAGACATCATCGCCTTCTGCAAGGAGAACCTGGCCCGTTTCAAGGCCCCCAAGGCGGTGGAGTTCGGGCCGCTGCCCAAAACCGCCACCGGCAAGATCCAGAAGTTCAAGCTGCGTGACAAGGAGTGGGCCGGCAAGGACCGCCGGGTCAATTAG
- a CDS encoding DUF547 domain-containing protein: MNAALTHRTGMLVVWLAFFLGGFVCSQPAGAAATVDHGIYAGLLARHVQDGVVDYGGFKAEERLLDQYLDVLAAVDPQRLGPEEQFAFYVNAYNAWTIKLILTRYPGIRSIKEAGSLLRSPWKKPLARIGGEVLTLDEIEHDILRPRFRDPRVHVAVNCASKGCPPLMAEPFYGDRLEAQLDAAAHGFINDPGYNRLEGDTLFVSKIFQWFGEDFDNDPAAFVARYAEGELKQRLDALQGPPRIRYLDYDWSLNGR, encoded by the coding sequence ATGAACGCAGCCCTGACCCATCGGACCGGAATGTTGGTGGTTTGGCTTGCTTTTTTCCTGGGCGGTTTTGTATGCTCACAGCCGGCGGGGGCCGCCGCCACGGTTGACCACGGGATTTACGCCGGGCTGCTCGCCCGCCATGTCCAGGACGGGGTCGTCGACTATGGCGGGTTCAAGGCCGAAGAGCGCCTCCTTGACCAGTACCTGGACGTGCTGGCGGCGGTCGACCCCCAGCGCCTGGGGCCTGAGGAGCAATTCGCCTTCTACGTCAATGCCTACAACGCCTGGACCATCAAACTGATTCTGACCCGCTACCCGGGGATCCGCTCCATCAAGGAGGCGGGTAGCCTGCTGCGCTCGCCCTGGAAAAAGCCGCTGGCCCGCATAGGCGGCGAGGTGCTGACCCTGGACGAAATCGAGCATGACATCCTGCGCCCCCGCTTCCGCGACCCACGGGTGCATGTCGCCGTCAATTGCGCCTCCAAGGGGTGCCCGCCGCTGATGGCCGAACCCTTTTACGGGGACCGCCTGGAGGCCCAGCTGGATGCCGCCGCGCACGGCTTCATCAACGACCCCGGCTACAACCGGCTGGAGGGCGACACCCTGTTCGTCAGTAAGATCTTTCAGTGGTTCGGCGAAGATTTCGACAATGACCCGGCCGCGTTTGTCGCCCGCTACGCCGAAGGTGAGCTCAAGCAGCGGCTTGACGCCCTCCAGGGCCCGCCGCGGATTCGCTACCTGGACTACGATTGGTCCCTCAACGGCCGCTGA
- a CDS encoding FAD-dependent oxidoreductase — MTGYDFDIGIIGGGAAGLTVASGAAQLGAKTLLVEKEHALGGDCLHFGCVPSKTLIQTARVRHLMARAAEFGLPQTAPPPVDFRQVVKRIQAVIATIQQHDSEERFCGLGVRVLFGQAEFSDAHAIRLNGKTYAAKYWVIATGSSPARPPIPGLERTPFVTNREIFALEHQPASMIVLGAGPIGIEMSQAFSRLGTRVTVVDMADQILPKEDRDMADGVMATLQAEGVAFQLNATVLSTRDLGSQREVVIQARDGKEVALQAETLLVAVGRVPNTSGMGLEGIGVALERGGVGVDSRLRTSQKHIYAAGDVTGGYQFTHAAGYEGGIVVSNAVFHLPRKVDYTWLPWCTYTDPELASIGMNEKAALAAGITYTRWEEPFEGNDRSLAEGERAGKIKMILDARDKPIGVQILGPHAGELINEWVAVLNGKVKLATLASAVHPYPTLGEISRKVTGSYFSPKVFSPTVKKGLKLFFHLKGRACACDLEDPACGDHPA; from the coding sequence ATGACAGGCTATGATTTCGATATCGGCATCATCGGCGGCGGTGCGGCTGGGCTGACCGTCGCTTCCGGCGCGGCCCAGCTGGGCGCCAAGACGCTCCTGGTGGAAAAGGAGCACGCCCTGGGCGGAGACTGCCTGCACTTTGGCTGCGTGCCCAGCAAAACCCTGATCCAAACGGCCCGGGTGCGTCACCTGATGGCGCGCGCGGCCGAATTCGGCCTGCCCCAAACGGCCCCGCCGCCGGTTGATTTTCGCCAGGTGGTAAAGCGCATTCAGGCAGTCATCGCCACCATTCAGCAACACGACTCCGAGGAGCGCTTCTGCGGTCTCGGGGTGCGGGTGCTCTTCGGGCAGGCCGAGTTCAGCGACGCCCACGCCATCCGCTTGAACGGCAAGACCTATGCGGCCAAATACTGGGTGATCGCAACCGGTTCCTCCCCGGCGCGTCCCCCGATCCCCGGTTTGGAGCGCACGCCGTTCGTCACCAACCGCGAGATTTTCGCTCTTGAGCACCAGCCCGCCAGCATGATCGTCCTGGGCGCGGGTCCCATCGGAATCGAGATGTCCCAGGCTTTCAGCCGCCTGGGCACCCGGGTGACGGTGGTGGACATGGCCGATCAGATCCTCCCCAAGGAGGACCGGGACATGGCCGATGGCGTGATGGCGACCCTGCAGGCCGAAGGAGTGGCCTTTCAACTGAACGCCACCGTGCTCAGCACCCGGGATCTGGGCAGCCAGCGGGAAGTGGTGATCCAGGCCCGCGACGGGAAGGAGGTCGCCCTGCAGGCGGAAACGCTGCTGGTGGCCGTGGGGCGGGTCCCCAACACCTCGGGGATGGGGCTCGAGGGGATCGGTGTGGCGCTCGAGCGCGGCGGGGTGGGGGTGGACAGTCGGCTGCGCACCAGTCAGAAGCACATTTACGCGGCCGGTGATGTCACCGGCGGCTATCAGTTCACCCACGCCGCAGGCTACGAGGGCGGGATCGTCGTCAGCAACGCGGTCTTCCACCTGCCGCGCAAGGTGGATTACACCTGGCTGCCGTGGTGCACTTACACCGATCCGGAACTGGCCAGCATCGGCATGAACGAAAAGGCCGCCTTGGCCGCGGGGATCACCTACACACGCTGGGAGGAGCCCTTCGAGGGCAATGACCGCAGCCTGGCCGAGGGGGAGCGGGCCGGCAAAATCAAGATGATCCTGGACGCCAGGGACAAGCCCATCGGCGTCCAGATCCTGGGCCCGCATGCCGGGGAGCTGATCAACGAATGGGTGGCGGTCTTAAACGGCAAGGTCAAGCTCGCGACCCTGGCCTCGGCGGTTCACCCCTACCCGACCCTCGGTGAAATCAGCCGCAAGGTGACCGGCAGCTACTTCTCGCCCAAGGTTTTCTCGCCGACCGTCAAAAAGGGCCTGAAGCTCTTTTTTCATCTCAAAGGTCGGGCCTGCGCCTGCGACTTGGAGGACCCCGCCTGCGGGGACCACCCGGCCTGA
- a CDS encoding TVP38/TMEM64 family protein: MAPLTQPPPGQRRKAAIKAVVFLLFIVAALVAVRYTPLREYLSAEALGGFLEAAGIWAPLVFILVYTVGVCLFVPGTLLTGLGAAIFGAYWGFVYVWIGAMAGASLAFLIGRTLGREFAASLIGDKLRRYDEAIARNGFATVLYLRLVYFPFTPMNFGMGLTQVRFWDYFAGTGLGILVGTFIFTFFIGTLKEIWASGNWGGLLSFKVFFSIGLFVFSFFIPRLIKKLRGAAG; encoded by the coding sequence ATGGCCCCCCTCACCCAACCGCCCCCAGGGCAAAGGCGCAAGGCCGCCATCAAAGCGGTCGTCTTCCTGCTGTTTATCGTCGCCGCCCTGGTGGCGGTGCGCTACACGCCCCTGCGAGAATACCTGAGCGCCGAGGCCCTGGGAGGCTTCCTTGAAGCGGCGGGCATCTGGGCGCCCCTGGTGTTCATCCTGGTCTATACCGTCGGGGTCTGCCTGTTCGTCCCGGGGACCCTCCTGACCGGTTTGGGGGCCGCGATTTTCGGGGCCTACTGGGGGTTCGTCTACGTCTGGATCGGAGCCATGGCCGGCGCCAGCCTGGCCTTTTTGATCGGGCGGACCCTGGGTCGCGAGTTCGCCGCCTCGCTGATCGGCGACAAGCTCCGCCGCTATGACGAGGCCATCGCCCGCAACGGCTTCGCCACGGTGCTTTACCTGCGGCTGGTATACTTCCCCTTCACCCCCATGAACTTCGGCATGGGCCTGACCCAGGTGCGCTTTTGGGACTATTTTGCGGGCACGGGGTTGGGGATTCTGGTGGGGACCTTCATCTTCACCTTCTTCATCGGGACCCTCAAGGAGATCTGGGCCTCCGGCAACTGGGGTGGGCTCCTCTCCTTCAAGGTCTTTTTTTCCATCGGTTTGTTTGTTTTTTCATTTTTTATCCCCAGGCTGATCAAAAAACTGCGCGGCGCGGCCGG